The Paramisgurnus dabryanus chromosome 3, PD_genome_1.1, whole genome shotgun sequence genome includes a window with the following:
- the bcat2 gene encoding branched-chain-amino-acid aminotransferase, mitochondrial isoform X1 — protein sequence MAALRTALNGRLLQSFPLSFGSLRFASSSFKFADLTIERNPVPKPKPDPSTLVFGKQFSDHMLTINWSADGGWEKPAIKPFQNLSLHPASSALHYSIELFEGMKAFRGVDNHIRLFRPMLNMERMYRSAVRCCLPTFDKVELQECIKKLVEIDQEWVPYSTDASLYIRPTFIGIEPSLGVARAGHALLFVIIGPVGPYFATGGFSPVSLLADPRYVRACRGGVGEYKMGGNYGPTIAVQSEAAKKGCQQVLWLYGDNEEITEVGTMNLFIYWTTEKGEKELVTPPLDGIILPGVTRQSLLDLAREWGDFKVTERKIVMKELINALNDGRVLEVFGSGTACVVCPVGSLLYRDKTYQIPTMQNGPDLAKRFHKELTDLQYGRKQRDWAPLVV from the exons TTTGCGGATCTTACCATAGAGAGGAACCCCGTACCCAAGCCAAAGCCAGACCCCTCCACGCTGGTGTTTGGCAAGCAGTTTTCAGACCACATGCTGACCATCAATTGGTCGGCAGATGGAGGATGGGAAAAGCCTGCGATCAAGCCCTTCCAGAATCTGTCCCTTCACCCTGCATCTTCAGCCCTGCATTACTCTATAGAG CTTTTCGAGGGCATGAAGGCATTTAGAGGTGTAGATAACCACATCCGACTCTTCAGGCCCATGTTAAATATGGAGCGCATGTACCGCAGTGCTGTAAGATGCTGCCTGCCC ACATTTGATAAAGTCGAACTGCAGGAGTGTATTAAGAAGCTGGTCGAGATCGATCAAGAATGGGTACCGTATTCCACAGACGCCAGTCTTTACATTAGGCCAACATTCATTGGAATCGAG CCTTCTTTAGGTGTGGCACGAGCAGGTCATGCTTTGCTCTTTGTCATTATCGGGCCTGTTGGACCTTATTTTGCGACTGGAGGGTTTAGTCCTGTGTCTCTGCTGGCAGATCCACGTTATGTTCGGGCCTGTAGAGGAGGTGTTGGGGAATACAAAATGGGAGG TAACTATGGGCCGACAATTGCTGTTCAGAGCGAGGCAGCAAAGAAGGGCTGTCAGCAGGTCCTCTGGCTTTATGGAGACAATGAGGAGATCACTGAGGTCGGAACTATGAATCTCTTCATCTATTGGACCACAGAGAAAGGAG AAAAGGAGCTGGTCACCCCCCCACTAGATGGCATCATTCTTCCAGGAGTCACCCGGCAATCTCTGCTGGATCTTGCAAGAGAATGG GGGGACTTCAAAGTGACAGAGCGCAAAATAGTGATGAAGGAGCTGATAAATGCTTTAAATGACGGACGGGTTCTCGAAGTGTTCGGCTCTGGTACCGCATGTGTGGTTTGTCCAGTTGGCAGCCTGCTCTACAGGGATAAG ACCTACCAAATTCCTACCATGCAGAATGGCCCAGATCTTGCTAAAAGGTTCCATAAAGAACTCACCGATTTGCAG TATGGACGCAAGCAGAGGGACTGGGCACCACTGGTTGTTTGA
- the bcat2 gene encoding branched-chain-amino-acid aminotransferase, mitochondrial isoform X2, with the protein MPNKVQALNGRLLQSFPLSFGSLRFASSSFKFADLTIERNPVPKPKPDPSTLVFGKQFSDHMLTINWSADGGWEKPAIKPFQNLSLHPASSALHYSIELFEGMKAFRGVDNHIRLFRPMLNMERMYRSAVRCCLPTFDKVELQECIKKLVEIDQEWVPYSTDASLYIRPTFIGIEPSLGVARAGHALLFVIIGPVGPYFATGGFSPVSLLADPRYVRACRGGVGEYKMGGNYGPTIAVQSEAAKKGCQQVLWLYGDNEEITEVGTMNLFIYWTTEKGEKELVTPPLDGIILPGVTRQSLLDLAREWGDFKVTERKIVMKELINALNDGRVLEVFGSGTACVVCPVGSLLYRDKTYQIPTMQNGPDLAKRFHKELTDLQYGRKQRDWAPLVV; encoded by the exons TTTGCGGATCTTACCATAGAGAGGAACCCCGTACCCAAGCCAAAGCCAGACCCCTCCACGCTGGTGTTTGGCAAGCAGTTTTCAGACCACATGCTGACCATCAATTGGTCGGCAGATGGAGGATGGGAAAAGCCTGCGATCAAGCCCTTCCAGAATCTGTCCCTTCACCCTGCATCTTCAGCCCTGCATTACTCTATAGAG CTTTTCGAGGGCATGAAGGCATTTAGAGGTGTAGATAACCACATCCGACTCTTCAGGCCCATGTTAAATATGGAGCGCATGTACCGCAGTGCTGTAAGATGCTGCCTGCCC ACATTTGATAAAGTCGAACTGCAGGAGTGTATTAAGAAGCTGGTCGAGATCGATCAAGAATGGGTACCGTATTCCACAGACGCCAGTCTTTACATTAGGCCAACATTCATTGGAATCGAG CCTTCTTTAGGTGTGGCACGAGCAGGTCATGCTTTGCTCTTTGTCATTATCGGGCCTGTTGGACCTTATTTTGCGACTGGAGGGTTTAGTCCTGTGTCTCTGCTGGCAGATCCACGTTATGTTCGGGCCTGTAGAGGAGGTGTTGGGGAATACAAAATGGGAGG TAACTATGGGCCGACAATTGCTGTTCAGAGCGAGGCAGCAAAGAAGGGCTGTCAGCAGGTCCTCTGGCTTTATGGAGACAATGAGGAGATCACTGAGGTCGGAACTATGAATCTCTTCATCTATTGGACCACAGAGAAAGGAG AAAAGGAGCTGGTCACCCCCCCACTAGATGGCATCATTCTTCCAGGAGTCACCCGGCAATCTCTGCTGGATCTTGCAAGAGAATGG GGGGACTTCAAAGTGACAGAGCGCAAAATAGTGATGAAGGAGCTGATAAATGCTTTAAATGACGGACGGGTTCTCGAAGTGTTCGGCTCTGGTACCGCATGTGTGGTTTGTCCAGTTGGCAGCCTGCTCTACAGGGATAAG ACCTACCAAATTCCTACCATGCAGAATGGCCCAGATCTTGCTAAAAGGTTCCATAAAGAACTCACCGATTTGCAG TATGGACGCAAGCAGAGGGACTGGGCACCACTGGTTGTTTGA
- the bcat2 gene encoding branched-chain-amino-acid aminotransferase, mitochondrial isoform X3 — protein sequence MLTINWSADGGWEKPAIKPFQNLSLHPASSALHYSIELFEGMKAFRGVDNHIRLFRPMLNMERMYRSAVRCCLPTFDKVELQECIKKLVEIDQEWVPYSTDASLYIRPTFIGIEPSLGVARAGHALLFVIIGPVGPYFATGGFSPVSLLADPRYVRACRGGVGEYKMGGNYGPTIAVQSEAAKKGCQQVLWLYGDNEEITEVGTMNLFIYWTTEKGEKELVTPPLDGIILPGVTRQSLLDLAREWGDFKVTERKIVMKELINALNDGRVLEVFGSGTACVVCPVGSLLYRDKTYQIPTMQNGPDLAKRFHKELTDLQYGRKQRDWAPLVV from the exons ATGCTGACCATCAATTGGTCGGCAGATGGAGGATGGGAAAAGCCTGCGATCAAGCCCTTCCAGAATCTGTCCCTTCACCCTGCATCTTCAGCCCTGCATTACTCTATAGAG CTTTTCGAGGGCATGAAGGCATTTAGAGGTGTAGATAACCACATCCGACTCTTCAGGCCCATGTTAAATATGGAGCGCATGTACCGCAGTGCTGTAAGATGCTGCCTGCCC ACATTTGATAAAGTCGAACTGCAGGAGTGTATTAAGAAGCTGGTCGAGATCGATCAAGAATGGGTACCGTATTCCACAGACGCCAGTCTTTACATTAGGCCAACATTCATTGGAATCGAG CCTTCTTTAGGTGTGGCACGAGCAGGTCATGCTTTGCTCTTTGTCATTATCGGGCCTGTTGGACCTTATTTTGCGACTGGAGGGTTTAGTCCTGTGTCTCTGCTGGCAGATCCACGTTATGTTCGGGCCTGTAGAGGAGGTGTTGGGGAATACAAAATGGGAGG TAACTATGGGCCGACAATTGCTGTTCAGAGCGAGGCAGCAAAGAAGGGCTGTCAGCAGGTCCTCTGGCTTTATGGAGACAATGAGGAGATCACTGAGGTCGGAACTATGAATCTCTTCATCTATTGGACCACAGAGAAAGGAG AAAAGGAGCTGGTCACCCCCCCACTAGATGGCATCATTCTTCCAGGAGTCACCCGGCAATCTCTGCTGGATCTTGCAAGAGAATGG GGGGACTTCAAAGTGACAGAGCGCAAAATAGTGATGAAGGAGCTGATAAATGCTTTAAATGACGGACGGGTTCTCGAAGTGTTCGGCTCTGGTACCGCATGTGTGGTTTGTCCAGTTGGCAGCCTGCTCTACAGGGATAAG ACCTACCAAATTCCTACCATGCAGAATGGCCCAGATCTTGCTAAAAGGTTCCATAAAGAACTCACCGATTTGCAG TATGGACGCAAGCAGAGGGACTGGGCACCACTGGTTGTTTGA